The following coding sequences lie in one Halomonas sp. 'Soap Lake #6' genomic window:
- the pqqE gene encoding pyrroloquinoline quinone biosynthesis protein PqqE, with the protein MVNEKSTVTQNSVNPTAGSTSPPLWLLAELTYRCPLQCAYCSNPLAFTRYQNELDTEAWFSVLRQARAMGAAQLGFSGGEPLIRKDLEALVSEARQLGFYTNLLTSGVGLTAQRVDALAEAGLDHIQISLQAADPELAQALAGSAKAHANKLAMAKAVKAAGYPMVLNVVLHRHNIDQIGALIALCDELGADAVELANCQYYGWAFLNRQALMPTREQLIRAEAETNRWRETLAARGRDMSLLFVVPDYFEQAPKACMGGWGSIFMTVAPDGAVLPCHSARELPMAFPNVKETSLQDIWYQSDAFNRFRGTQWMPTLCQQCDDRDKDHGGCRCQAYLLTGDMTATDPVCQHSPQHGLLENLIAENLQSTMDQAPLIPRNARQSKRLQSQDGSAISTNRQIPELIYRQ; encoded by the coding sequence GTGGTCAATGAAAAAAGCACAGTTACTCAAAACAGCGTTAATCCAACCGCGGGCTCCACCTCTCCGCCCTTATGGTTGTTGGCTGAGCTTACTTACCGCTGCCCGCTGCAGTGCGCTTACTGCTCTAACCCGTTGGCATTTACCCGCTACCAAAACGAGCTGGATACCGAAGCGTGGTTTAGTGTGCTGCGCCAGGCACGGGCCATGGGCGCGGCTCAGTTGGGGTTTTCCGGTGGCGAGCCTCTGATCCGGAAAGATTTAGAAGCATTGGTTAGCGAAGCGCGCCAGTTAGGGTTTTATACCAACCTGCTAACGTCTGGTGTGGGTCTTACTGCCCAGCGGGTAGACGCCCTTGCAGAAGCGGGTCTGGATCATATCCAGATTAGCCTGCAAGCTGCCGACCCCGAACTGGCCCAGGCACTAGCAGGCTCTGCCAAGGCTCACGCCAATAAATTAGCCATGGCCAAAGCTGTCAAAGCCGCTGGCTACCCCATGGTGCTCAACGTTGTACTGCATCGGCATAATATTGATCAAATTGGCGCGCTTATAGCACTCTGCGATGAACTAGGCGCGGATGCTGTTGAATTGGCTAACTGCCAATATTACGGCTGGGCGTTTTTGAATCGCCAAGCGCTGATGCCCACCCGTGAACAGCTGATACGTGCTGAAGCGGAAACCAACCGTTGGAGGGAAACACTGGCGGCACGGGGCCGTGATATGTCGCTACTGTTTGTAGTGCCCGACTATTTTGAGCAAGCTCCCAAAGCCTGCATGGGCGGATGGGGCAGTATCTTTATGACGGTTGCCCCCGATGGCGCAGTGCTACCCTGCCATAGCGCTCGGGAGCTGCCAATGGCGTTTCCCAACGTAAAAGAGACCTCGCTGCAGGACATTTGGTACCAAAGCGATGCCTTCAACCGTTTTCGTGGCACCCAATGGATGCCGACGCTTTGCCAGCAGTGCGACGACCGCGATAAAGATCACGGCGGTTGCCGCTGCCAAGCCTATTTATTAACCGGCGATATGACCGCCACTGACCCGGTGTGCCAGCACTCTCCCCAACATGGGCTGCTGGAAAACCTGATAGCAGAAAATCTCCAAAGCACGATGGATCAAGCACCTCTTATTCCCCGTAATGCACGTCAATCAAAGCGCTTACAGTCGCAAGATGGGTCGGCGATATCCACAAACCGCCAAATACCCGAGCTGATTTATCGCCAATAA
- a CDS encoding rhodanese-like domain-containing protein, whose amino-acid sequence MATKRMAHAVRRNVVLVVWLSGMLVNVTATAEELSALFNQQGYRLPPYRTLVTAPLPGVTALDDGAFNELVASPPVILVDVYMLTWHDGMFLQDRPHLTIPGSTWLPNVGSPALAEEWIDYFSDALDALREQTPAAPLVFFCRADCWLAWNAARRAQALGYEEVYWYANGVDGWQASGGALAAACPQLPAHAEWETCGP is encoded by the coding sequence ATGGCGACCAAACGCATGGCGCACGCAGTGCGCCGCAACGTGGTGTTGGTTGTTTGGCTAAGTGGAATGCTTGTCAATGTGACAGCGACTGCCGAAGAGCTATCAGCGCTCTTTAACCAGCAAGGCTACCGCCTGCCGCCTTATCGTACACTGGTGACTGCGCCGTTGCCTGGGGTTACCGCGCTGGACGATGGTGCTTTTAACGAATTAGTGGCGTCACCGCCGGTGATCTTAGTGGATGTTTATATGCTGACCTGGCATGACGGCATGTTTTTACAAGATCGCCCCCACTTAACCATCCCCGGCAGCACTTGGCTGCCCAACGTTGGCTCACCAGCCTTAGCAGAGGAGTGGATCGATTACTTCTCCGATGCACTTGATGCACTGCGTGAGCAAACCCCGGCGGCACCGCTGGTGTTCTTCTGTCGAGCCGACTGCTGGCTGGCTTGGAATGCTGCTCGCCGTGCCCAAGCGCTGGGCTATGAAGAGGTTTATTGGTATGCCAATGGGGTGGATGGCTGGCAGGCGAGTGGCGGCGCATTAGCGGCGGCTTGCCCACAGTTACCCGCTCATGCTGAGTGGGAAACCTGCGGGCCTTAA
- a CDS encoding pentapeptide repeat-containing protein, with protein MNNRSAQRPYRCHIARRLVRPLVGFLLCIGGLCVGAVGTAASASATSSDSDSSRDSDYSYSSYDDFEPPVFNGCELVPGTQCANMDLSGGDFSNLDLQGANFAGSNLDNADFRHSNLRSVDFEGASLRHANLNRARMPNTHLRGADLSYASLIGLDSWSIYAQGATFDHADLTGANLEFARLTGASMQETILLGSNLEMAWMNKVNLIGADLRDANLQEVKMNITRLNNADMTGARIHYGNFQLAQMEGCTACPFDWD; from the coding sequence ATGAATAATCGTAGCGCCCAACGTCCATACCGCTGTCACATCGCCCGTCGCCTAGTTCGCCCCCTAGTAGGCTTTTTACTCTGTATAGGGGGACTCTGTGTAGGGGCGGTCGGCACTGCCGCCAGCGCTTCAGCAACCAGTAGTGATAGTGATTCCAGTAGGGATAGTGATTATAGTTATAGTAGTTATGATGATTTTGAGCCTCCGGTATTTAATGGCTGTGAACTGGTGCCCGGTACGCAGTGCGCCAATATGGATCTATCCGGCGGTGATTTTTCCAACCTTGATCTGCAAGGTGCTAACTTTGCGGGCAGTAATTTAGATAATGCGGACTTTCGCCACAGTAATCTGCGCAGCGTTGATTTCGAAGGTGCGTCGCTACGTCATGCCAATCTCAACCGGGCGCGTATGCCCAACACCCACCTGCGCGGTGCGGATCTCTCATACGCTAGCTTAATCGGGCTAGACAGCTGGAGCATTTACGCCCAAGGCGCGACCTTTGATCATGCCGACTTAACCGGTGCCAATCTTGAGTTTGCGCGCCTAACGGGTGCCAGCATGCAAGAGACCATTCTGTTAGGCAGTAATCTGGAAATGGCTTGGATGAATAAGGTGAATCTCATCGGCGCCGACCTGCGTGATGCTAATCTGCAGGAGGTTAAAATGAATATTACTCGTCTGAATAATGCCGATATGACCGGTGCACGCATCCACTACGGCAACTTCCAGCTAGCGCAAATGGAGGGGTGTACTGCCTGCCCGTTTGATTGGGATTGA